In the Malaclemys terrapin pileata isolate rMalTer1 chromosome 3, rMalTer1.hap1, whole genome shotgun sequence genome, AGTTTCAGAGGAAGTCTCCCAATTCCTAACATTGTCAACTTTTTTGAGTGtcactgttttcagagaactattcacagtgactccaagatctctttcttgagtggtaacagctaatttagaccccatcattttgtatgtatagttaggattattctttccaatgtgcattattttgtacttaccacattgaatttcatctgccattatgTTGCCTAATCacgcagttttgtgagatcccttttaaCTCCTCACAGTCAGATTTTGACTTAAatctcttgagtagttttgtatcatttacaaagtttgccacctcactgtttgccatcttttccagatcatttattaatatgttgaaccacactggtctcagtacagatccttgagaAACCACTCTATTtacctctccactgtgaaaactgatcatttattcctaccctttgttttcggtcttttaaccagttactgatccatgagaggaccttccctcttatccaatgactgctctttggtgtgggaccttgtcaaaggctttctgaacgtCCAAGTACACTACTTCGATTGagtcacccttgtccacatgcttactGAGACGCTCAAAGGACTCTAATAGATtggagaggcatgatttccctttacaaaagccgtgttgactcttccaatATATTATGTTTATCTGTAtatttgataattctgttctttactatagtttcagccaattttcCTAGCAACAAACAGGTTTTCTGATTTGTTATTACCAGAATCACCTcagaagccttttaaaaaatagacattatattagctatcctccagtcatctggcacagaGACTGACTTAAGCAGTTACATAcctcagttagtagttctgcaatttcatatttcagttcCTCCAGAACTCTGgagtgaataccatctagtccttgtgacttattactgtttaatttatcagtttgttccaaaacctcctctattgacacctcaatctgggattgttcctcagatttgtcccctaaaaagaatggctcaggtgtgggaatctccctcacatcttctgcagtgaagactgatacaaAAAATTAATGTATATTCTCCACAAaggctttgtcttccttgagtgctcctttaacacttCAATtgttcagtggccccactgattgtttggcaggtttcctgcttctgatgtactgaaAGAAAGTTGTTGTTTAGTTTTTGTGACTTTAAATCAAATAAATCATTCCAGATTATGAGATCCAAACTGCAGATATGTAAAGATAATTTGGCCTGTTAGAACTATACAATTTTAATTACTCAAAATCCGCTTAATTTTTTAAGAGTTAAAAACACTTGGAAACGTCTGTCCTATACATTATTTTCCTATTTTGTGTACTTTAAAATGATTGAATGaacttttcctattttaaaacaaaaaatatggtGTGATATGTATATCAATTTTTATTTCTGAAGGAGTATTTTTCCAAtctataatcttttaaaaaaaggttttgtcATTGAAATGCTGAGTGAATTCAACTACATTGGATAAAACATCACAAAGTAAAAAGTTATTATGTGTCAGCAATGTTCAACAGCTGTTTGTTCACTCATATTCTCATAATCAGTTTAGGTAGGAATTGCCAATGGAACACAATATTCACTGTGTGTCCAATTGCAAAACTGAAATTATGTGTGTAATTTTTGCACATACATGCACTGGCTtatgccaaaaaaaaattaaaaatccaagACAGGTAACTAGAGAATCAGTTACTTGATTTATGGAAGCTGATTTCCATTTGGGTACATAAATGTATGTGTTCAGAAAAAAACTGGCAACCTGCATATTGTCTGAACCTTTTTCCATGTAAGTCTCAGGTCAAGCTACACTCAAAAGTTATGTTCACCCAGTATGTtgctcaggaatgtgaaaaatccacatcccctgAGCAATATAGGGAAGCCAGCCTAACCtatagtgtagacagcactaggttgacagaagaattcttccgtggACCTAGTTACCTCCTCTCAGGAAGGtagattaactatgccaatgggataacccctcccctcactgtaggtagtgtctacactgaaccaCTACAGCAGCACCTATGTTGCGTTTCAAGTGTTGACAAGCCCTTACGCTTAGCATGCGCGAgcaacattttcttttgaaacaCATTGACATTTCCCAGCATGAATAAAAGAAAAGCTTTTATGTGTGCACACTTAACTCAACAGTAATTAAAGGACCAGTCCCATACTCATAGAAGTCAATAAAGTTTTGCTGCTAACATCAATGGAAGCAAGATTAAGTCTGTAATACATAAATGTAAGTAAAATTCCAAATGGAAAGATGCATACTGCTAAGCAGCCTCTACATGCTTTCTTCACCTTTTCCaaacttgaaaatattttaaattatgaatGGGTTTTCTTAGCTTTACGCCTGGTATTCCATACAAGTTTGTACTGAGGTGTCTATGCTACATAGCTAGTACATACAGTAGATCTTTTTCATACTGTACTAGAATTACCAAGCCCTATAAGCAACCTCTGAAAAGGTCCTTCTTGAGCAAATGATTATGTAGCTTATATTAAAATacacagtgggcctgattcacagCAACATTCTTCCAGTTTTACATCAGAGTTACACTGACATTAAACTGGAATAACACTATcaggaatcaggcccattgtgtcTTTTAATACAATCAGAGAGATATATAGTATATCCCAGAAGAAGAATGTGTTTATTTTGTCTCTGTTATTAATAGGGGTCTTGTCTGTTCAGGCAATTAGCATTGAAGCAAACCAATAATAGTTGCAGtgataataaaatgttttttattgcCTGTGTATTTCGTAAGTtacattcattttgaaaaaatagTAAACTGTCTTCAGATCTACTTTATATATAAGGAATGCGCTCATCAGCAAAGTTATACACAACCAAATGTAGAATAAACTTACTGCTATGACTTTAGCACATCAAACATTAAGGGGtagctttttttcccttctccttctgTGTGCTTTGGCAACTTCGGATTCAAAAGTGTTCACCATTAAAAATAAAGGCAATATTACTGGCTTTAActtaatgaaaacattcaaaatgGAGGAGGACAAAAATAAGGTTCTATGAAAGATCCAAtaattttaaatgcctttttatttatttaagttggTGAATTGTTAGAAAAGCATATATTTTTGTACAGATCCTACCCCCGACACAGTTTGAACATACTGAATACAGTTCCTTTCTATGgtcttttgtatttatttattaagttGTCTGCAAATGTATCCATTGCATCATGCAGTTTTACCTGAAGTGTTACCATAGTTAAAATAAGCCAGTTAATCAGTAATTTGGTGCTGTCTTCTGGTGTGCATTCCtctttttcaaatgcatttattGAAGTAAAGGATTTACATCATATGAAATCACAGGGTTTTCATGAGTTAGACTAGCATACATATGTACAGCTTTAGGTAGAGATCGCTAAAGTAATATTTACAGTGTAAACATCAACTTTTATTATATCAGAAACAAATATATCACAACTGTCACTTCACAACatatttgttttggtttgaatACTGAAGTCATTTCTTTGAAATACTATGTGGAACTCAAAAAATAGTTTGTTCTTGTCATAGATTTTACCAGCTCTCCTTCAGAGACTCTGAAAAACAAGAAGAATGTGTGTTTCAAAATCAATGTTACAAGTGACTGCAATATCAGATAACTTTATCTAAAGTGTATACAATCTACCCAAATCCTTCAAACACCAACTACTGGGTGCAAGTGTCCCTACTGGGAGTAGCAACTTTGATATCTATGGAACTCCTATGCATGGCAATAAGCACTCTGCCTGGTAGGAAGTGTTTGTAGAATCAAGCCCAACTAACAAGAATGTTGTTGAATAGCATCATACTAGGCAAGAGGGATGATACTGAAAGCAGTTGTATCCTTGGAGTGAATAAGTGCAGATTACCAAGCTGACATGGCACCAATGGATACTGATAGAATAATGGACAACACTGACCAGATTCTCCCTCTTCAAGGAAATCTGTAGCATGGTTACAGTCCCCTaatctgggagggaggaaggaaggaacaaATTTAAGAATTGCCAggatcagatcaatggtctagtccaatatcctgtctctgactgtggccagCACCAGAAACTATAGAAGAAGGTGTAAGAAACCTTGCAGGAGGAAATGATGAATAACCTTCCCACAAGGAACATTTCTTCCTAAACCCATCATTTAGAAGTTATTTTATACCCTGAAGTGTGATCTTTTGGATTTTTGCTTATGTttggaaaaatgcattttcttctATTATCTGAAGGAAatgaaaaactgaagaaaaacattttcttaCTCGTATAAGGCTAGAGCGTCCATCAAATGCTAGGATGGGTTAAATaattactttttgtttatttgtagtcCATTTTTTGCCCAACTGCATCAACAGCACCACTGATACGAAAAATCCTCTAACAGAGCTTAATATATTTTCAAGAATAtcaggcctgattcaccactgttatCACTCCAATGTAAGGTCCGTGTAATACATTGAAATCTATGAAGTAGAGTAACACAGTTGTGAATGAGGTGCTTTGTCTCCAAAGATTCTGACACAGCTAAATAGGAAGTAGTAACACAGATATTAAGTAGTAACTCAGATATTAAGCATATcagaacaaaggaaaaaaggatCTTCCCCACTTGATACACAGTTTCAGATAGGAATCAGCTGTCACATAGGTTGAGGGTGGTGGTGCACATGATTCTCATTCTACAGTTTTAGGGGGAGCTTGGATTTCAATTAGAAAGAATGATGTAAGGCAGAAAGTGGGGAtggaactttatttttaattaaagaaaaccaGTGAATTTATTCTCAGAAGCTAGAATATTCTTCCTAATTAAAAATAAGTCAATTATGCTTTTTTTCCTCAGTGCATGTGGTTTGAAACACCCAAGTGAGCTAGGTGCATTACCAACAGTGTCAGACTGTTCATTTAATTAGGAAGTTAGAGTGAAAGTAATCATGGGGATCATTTAATTAATCTTATTAAAGAGGTCATTACACTGAGACACATTCCCTGTagacatataaaatatataatggaACGTGGCTCATGCCAGAGGGATGCACTTTACAGAGAGGCCATCTTTTGTGTAGGATTACTATCTTAAGGGTGGGGTGACTACTGCTGAACTGGAAGGGTAAAAGTAAATTTGGACCTACCAATGGGAGGCGGTTCAGCAGCTCATCTACTGTAACATCATCATAGGTTTCGGAAAAGGAGGGTTCAAGCAATTCTGCTTCATCTCGAAGGCTGGCAGGGTTTAGCTCTTCTTGGCTGTTGCAGATGAGAAACATGGATTTTGTTGCACTCAGAAAAATAAGACAGAACTAATAGTAACTTTCTGTTTCATTAAACTTTATTAAAcaattttttaattcagtgaagtAGCATGTCTAGCACTTCCTTCGATAACAGCAAATTTCAAACATTGTGCATTTTCATTGTAAAATTGTTACCTGATAGCAAGTCCTGTGCATAAGCCCTAGCTCTTTAGTTCTTCCTTTACTAGGATGTTTGTTCTAAATAAAAGCACTTTAAGAATATTTCAATagcattttcctttattttaagaCTCCCAAATTCTCTGTTATTCTTGTTCTTTCATTCTAATTTGACTGTGAAGTGTGCCGTAAATAAATCACTAGGAGAAAATGTTACTAATACTTGTCTATATATTAAGATTACATTCCAAGATCATTAATGttcattgtattttattttattaatacctTCTTTTTCCAGTTAAAACTGAGTTTAAATATTTCTTCACAGCCATTTGCTTTCGAAATCGGCTGTAGTTGTCAGTGAAGACGGCATCAGAGTGACGTTTGACGGGCATCTGTTCGTCCATGAGGTTGTTGCTATGTAAACACAAAAAACAGTGGAAATTATCACAAATACATTCAACTAGAAAAGATAAAGACTTTGAACTATATGCAGTAAGTCTTTCAATTGCTGATTAGCTGAGTAAAACATTCATTTCCATTCCAATTTTCTTTTACTACTTCAAAAGTCACTCTGATCATATGGGTAATATCCTGAAATTTTTATTCAGTCTTCACTTAGGCAAATCTGTTGACTTCCTCCCATCTCAGTGTAATTAGAATTCACATTGATGTCTCTGGAAGTTTTGTATGAGCAAGTGTTGAGCACAGACTTtttaggatttggcccattcTGTTTTCTAATAATTAAAATCACAAACCCTTATGTGCCAATTCTTGTAACTTAAGAAACCCTTTTAAACAAACTGAAAtcatcctgatttacactagaaaTATATTTTAGTAAATTATCAAATTATATAGGCTGTCCGAAATATAAGGAATCTCTTAAAGGGCCTAGTCttgttcccattaaagtcagtggtaaTTTTGCTtatgacttcaacaggagcaggctCCAAGTATTACAGTATGTTTATATATAGctttaaaatgtttgctttggGCAGTAGTGTAGTCAAGAGTAAACATAGGTATATGgagtttacccacttctcatttgAGGAATAAGGAGTTTAGGTTAGTttacccacttcttttttttttcttttttctttttttctcttttctttttaaccacTGGCTTTAAGTAAATTTCAGAGGAAAAATAGCACTTTGGGAAAGCCAAAGTTGAAGTCAGAAGTTTCCTGCCTCATAGTTTAGAGGCAGATCTTCACATGGTGTAATCTGCCATAACTCTACTGAAGGAACTACAcagttttacaccagctgagaatccagTCCTTTGTATTTAGGGACAAAGTAGCCTGGGTAGAAATAAGTGCAAATTCAGTGCCCAATTTCTAATCACCTACTGGGCATGTAAAATAGGCATTTATGCACCTAAGTGTAAGTTTGAATGTCAAAGTGTAGGATTTGCATGGCCTGCAAagggaaaaatattaaaaaattagcCCAATAGTTGTCATATTACTGACAGCATTTATCATTAGTCTGAACAGCATACAGTCTGATTTTTTCAGAAGTGTGTTTAATGTGTGATGTGACTCCTCTCAGGCATTACAATATAATTCAAAAAGTCACTTTTGAACAAAAAATACAATacatataatacaaataaataatactgtaTTAATGTTAATGAATTATATTTAATTACTTAGCTCTTatatctgaagatctcaaaaaaAATTTTAGAAGATGGTAAATATCATTGCCCCaatttacagattgggaaacttgTGCACGAAATGGTAAGTGAAGCAAGCAGAATAAAAGCTCTATTTAAGTGTAACCTCACCTAACCCGTTTTCCAATAAGTGATTCCAGATATCTCCTTGCAGAAAGTTGACCCAAAAGTTTGCTGTAGCCACTGGTGAAAAGTCCATCAGCATGTCTTGCATTCCTAATATAGATGAAAAAATAACTCCATAATAAAATCTGGGCTCCCTATATTACAAGTAAATAcagtttttattttcaatttcatAAGCACTTCTTTTGAAAATCATTATCATTGCtttgatttattaaataaaacattttttttaatttccaaatgATTTAGTACTACTTTCCAGCCCTTTCAGTGCTATAATGACAATGAACTCCAGAAAACTTTGCAAACAAACATGCATTCTATGCTCCCTTTTAATACTcaattttttctttcaaatgtcTTAAGCAGTTTGAAAAGTTCATTTAAATAAATGCAGGAAAAGCACTTTTTACCTTGGTATCATTTGAGCAATGCATCAAAATTTATATTTATGGCAATAAAAATTCTCACCTATCCATAGCTCTGGACATGTCAAGATAGAATTTGTCATTTTCTGGTAGTGCATTTTGTAAAATGTCAGTTTCAGGTTTCAATGAACCTTGGGCTTGATCAGGTTCACTTGCTCCATCAAATGGCATTCTGTTTCCCAACCTACTGAAGAAGAAAATCTCGTAAAGTATTGCAAAATGAGGATATTTAATACTGTCTCTTTCAATGCAATTTACATGCAGCCTCATATGTGTCAAACAATATACATGTATCTAATGCCCAAGACATTTTAAAGCAAACTGGATAAAGCACAAGAAAATACTCTGCAAGTAATAATCCTTCATTGGCAAGATGATAGAGTACCTGGTGTAATAGATTTTCTCCATCTTTAACCATATATTTATATGAATCTACATATTGGGTCAGCATTcacatttttataattttatCATTACAAATAATTGACTTAAGGGAATACCATGCAATCCATGGTCATTATAATTACTTGCAAATGGCAATTGTAAaatttttaatggcaaccattgCAATATACAGGAATATGTATAGGATATAAACTACAGATTAAATTCACTTCTGTGTAAAGGGCCAGAAGATCTATGTGCCATTTAAGTTCCAGTCAAGACCTTAAAATGGTGCGTAAATGGAACTAAATGGTTCTTAGGCCTTTGTTCAGGTTCTCTGAAGAGGGATGAATTTTACCATATAAGATATAAACATATAGCTATATACTGATTTTTATTGTCTTTTAAGACTGATTTGCTAGTAATTCATCAGAATATCTCACTGCTAATAATTAATGTGTTTTTCATCATAACCATAATTCTGTTAAAGTAGTGTTAATATCCCAAACATTGACCGATCAACAAATAAACTAACAAAAAGTTTATGTTGCCCACTCCCACAGTTTGATGCATGATCTCATGTATTATTAAGGATAGCATGACGATGTTGCAATGGTATGGCAGCAGACATTCCTTCTGGTCACTCTTGTATTCTATGGAAAATGATagcttcctgtcagagtggtagATGCAGCATGTGATGATGTAGCAAATCACACACTGAGGTCGGGAAGAGATTTCATGCTAACATTGTAGGCATACACTCCCTGTGGACAAATTATACCTATTGGAGTAAGACATGCAGGATTTAGCTCTTATGAGTATTCCTTCAGCTACAGATATTTTATGAACCAAGTACAATTACTGTTGTGTGAAATAAACCAACCCAAgtggaaaattttaaaattacataacTATAGTTACATTCATTTGTTCTTTTCAGCATGTACATTTGTTTCAATTTAATACTGAAAAAGACATTGTAACATTTGACTCTACCTTATCTAAACAACAACCCAACAAAATTCAAAATATCAAACTTCAATGTGTTCTTTATGCCAAAGCTATGCATAGAtgtaggcaagtcactttctcACAATCTACTGTAATACAGTCTGCGGCCATAATTTGAGGCACATTTAATCTGTTTCTACTCTTAAGCATGCTATATATTTGAAAAGAATTACAGGATACCAGTCCAGCTATAATGCTAGGATTGAGGTGAAATGTAGGTTTTGCCATAAGAAGAGCTGATACTTACTATTTGTGATAGGCCAATGCAACCCCAGAAACACAATTCAGCATGTTTACTTTACTATTTGTCATATTCTTCATGTAAATAGTAATAATTACTAAAGGGCTATTAGAGTGGAAATGGTACTTAGAACCTTTAAAATAAGAAGTCATTTAATTGCTATCCACCAGTGGTGTTGGCACTGGCTGAATGAAAGGATCACGTCACTTCCTGGTGTTCTTGGGGAACAGATGGAGAAGGGATCGCCACTTCTTAAAACCCTTTTAACGGTTTACGTTATTTACAGAGAGGGGAGGTAGACCAGCCCATACCATCCATGCTACTGCCAAAAGGGGAAATCTTAACTGACGCTATTGCAAAGATTACCAGCGTAACCAATCATTATTAGTCCCTTCCTGTAATGTTGATGTGAGAATGTAATAGATGAGCCTTTCAGCTAAGTTTGCTAAAGAGGCATGTATTCAAGCCTTGGATTGGAGTTTCCAAGATAACAAGTACACTAGGACGCTGCTGATGCTAACTTAAGTAGACCGTTTGCTGCAATATCGCCTTTCGCAGATCGTGTTGTGTCATTAGCGAGCAGCCGGGTGCTTTAGCTCGAGGTCTCATGAGTCGGAACAGCACTTACCTCATAGCTGAATATGTCCCCAAAGGAGGTAATGCCAGTGCTGGCGAGCAGAGAACACTGAAGAGTGTGAAGGACAGAAGAAGCTGGGAGCTGCTTCTATGTTCCATCATGCTGGACCTGAGTTAATGAATAGGAGACAATAATTACCTCCTATCGGCACGGGTTTACGACTGCATAGACAGAGGGCCATTGATGCTTTTGTCGCTGTCTGAAGGAAAGGGGGCGGAAGGTTTTGGATCCCACGTGGAAAAGTAAGGATCCCTGCTGC is a window encoding:
- the VIP gene encoding VIP peptides isoform X1, whose amino-acid sequence is MYKPYKTRRFGGLGRVLLKGRDGISLRRRAGEHHRNSSRGHTDPAPTHSPSVPGTECGSSSRGIQHLGELPAPGGLPGRKDPLPASSSMMEHRSSSQLLLSFTLFSVLCSPALALPPLGTYSAMSRLGNRMPFDGASEPDQAQGSLKPETDILQNALPENDKFYLDMSRAMDRNARHADGLFTSGYSKLLGQLSARRYLESLIGKRVSNNLMDEQMPVKRHSDAVFTDNYSRFRKQMAVKKYLNSVLTGKRSQEELNPASLRDEAELLEPSFSETYDDVTVDELLNRLPLSL
- the VIP gene encoding VIP peptides isoform X2; the encoded protein is MYKPYKTRRFGGLGRVLLKGRDGISLRRRAGEHHRNSSRGHTDPAPTHSPSVPGTECGSSSRGIQHLGELPAPGGLPGRKDPLPASSSMMEHRSSSQLLLSFTLFSVLCSPALALPPLGTYSAMRLGNRMPFDGASEPDQAQGSLKPETDILQNALPENDKFYLDMSRAMDRNARHADGLFTSGYSKLLGQLSARRYLESLIGKRVSNNLMDEQMPVKRHSDAVFTDNYSRFRKQMAVKKYLNSVLTGKRSQEELNPASLRDEAELLEPSFSETYDDVTVDELLNRLPLSL